Part of the Zingiber officinale cultivar Zhangliang chromosome 6A, Zo_v1.1, whole genome shotgun sequence genome, ATGGTCTATGCTATGTTCCTGTATAGGAAAATTGTTATATTCTGCATAATAATGATCCTATAGCATGCTTAGTGCAAACGACTCAACCAATTTTCTAAGCTAGTTCATTTGACTAGCTCGGTTCAATTCATAAGTCTATCATGGTCCACTGGTGGCGCTCAATTTATGCACCTCTTGTTCCCTCAAGCTTGCTCACTTCGCTTGGACATACCAACTTGACATCTTGCTTGCTTTTGCTTGTACATACCACTTGGACATCTTGCTTTTGCAATTATTGTCACACTCAGATAGCTGACTTCACGTTACTTGTTGCCAACTTAATTGGAAGTAGCAATATAGACTTAATTTGCAACACAAATAAAATCCAAAAGAGGCTCCCATGGGTGTGGTGCCATGGTAAAGCATTCAGAGGAGCAATAGAAGGATCAAGATTTGAATTTCAGATGTAACGAACATCTTAAAGGTTAATATTGAGTGTACATAAATTATATTCAGGATTTATCCAGTAAATAAATTAAGAGGGAAGACTATTTCTTTTTAGGATTAATCAGATGAGAAATTCAAAAGGAATGAAACATAACTTAATATATAAATAGGTTTTCATTTATATAGATCATTCTTTTTCTAAAGATATTTAAACATCAAGCTGTTGTCTAAGATTCAGTGTTATTTGGTTCAAtagtgtttttttaaaaaaatgataataattttcatttaatataatttaattagttaaaattaactttattaaattattttattaaaaaatattatctttatATTAGTTTCGTTTTTTAATGACTTGAATACTACAATTTACATATAACATCATTAATACAACAAGACACAAATTGTCATCCTAAATTTGCAATCAACTTGGTTAACTTATCTATCCCAAAACCATTTTCATCTACTTATGCTCGGTCTGACGGATTCAAAAATTAAGGTAAGTTTTTCGCACGGATTATTAATCCGAATTCCTCGTTTGCTTACTTCGAAATTCATCTACCGATTGAtttgtaataaaattttattcatcCAAAATCAATGCCTTCCTTTTCTTTGTAAATTGCTTCTCCTCCGTCGTCACCGCTCCCCTCCCTTTTTTTTTCAGGTTTTGACCCATATACAAATGACTTTTATACTCCTAATtcctttatttgtattttttatttttatttaattttattttgtatcaattttgtttatttttttttattaattttatttattttatataatttttaatatacgtCAGAATATCtctttttctttaaattactttttTAATTCGACATTTAAATTATCCCATTTAATCCTTGATACATATTAGAACTTCTCCTACCTTTAAATTACGCACCTCCAATCTTTGACAACATATGTCAGAACTTCTCTCTCCTTAAATTACTCATCCTCCTTAAAACACCATCTCCTTTTAAATTACTCATCTTTAACTTTTGACCTATGTTAGAATATctcctccctttaaattatccatcatccaacccttgacacatgtaaAAACATCTCTCCTTCTTTAATTTACCCCCTTCCAACTCCagatgagatcctctgtccccaaaatGCTGTGTCCCCATGTCCCAGAGTCGATCGGACGGCTATGATATTTTCATGATATACACTGCATTCTTGAGATGTAATTTAGGCCGTCCGATCGGCTCTGGACATGGGGACACATCattttggggacagaggatctcatctcCTTCCAACCCTAGACATATGTTAGAATCTATTCTCCTTTTAAATTATCCTCTTTCCATCTCTTACACATGTCAAAACCTCTCACTCTATTTTAATTACTCATTCTCCAATTCTTAACACATATCAAAACACTCACATCTCTTTAAATTATctccttcaactcttgacacatatTAAAACTTCTCCTCCATTTAAATTTTCTACCCTTAAATAACAtattacaaatatataataaaaaattattaaaaaaagaataaaactgataaaaaaaatttaataaaaaataaataaactgataaaaaaaataaaatcaataaaaaaacaaaacttaaaaaaataaaatgtgaATGAGAGAATAAGCAGAAGGGTATAAAGGTAAAAAAATAAATGTGGGGCCAGGAGGGGATGGGGGTTAGGGGTGGGAAAAGCAGTTCTCCCTCTCTTTTCGTCGTGTCTCTCACGTCCTATCCTCAACCTTGCGAGTCGTGGACAGCCTGCGGCAACCAACCCAACATGGCGTCCACTCACGGCCGCTCGCGAGCGGCGGCGTCACCTCACGGTCGCTCGCAAACGGCGGCGTTCTTGCACGGCACGGCCTCTCACGGCCTCCTCGCACGATGTGGGCGAAACCAGGCTCGTGGCCTCTGGACGCTGAGCACGAGGCTTCCATGGGCAAAGACGATGACACCGACGCATCCCTGCCGTAGCTACCTCGCTACCGCTTCCTCTAAGACCTCCaaggagaaggaaaaaggcaCAGCCCATCTCCAAGGGTCTCACATTTGACGAGCTCATCCTCCTCCCTACCGGCTCACACGAGCGCTCTTCGAGGAGCTCAGGCGTGCATCCTCTAGGGGTTTTGGATACACATCGCACGGCGCCGACAGTGCCCGTGGCCAACAATCTCAATTTTGTTTCCTCCTTTCTTCCATTCCCtggcttctcttctttctttggaTTCTTTTTtcattctttcttttcctttccttttccctcCCCTTACAGGATTTGTTCCCTTCCCCTCCACTAGAGatttttttcctttgttgattcttcttttcctttcactTCCTTTCCTCTagggtttttttttccttcattgattcCTTTCTTTCCCTAAACTTAGCATTAGTCTTTTGTTTTGTCatatctgcttaatctattttacaCGTTCAACCTgttcaaattatatatatacacacacatatatatttgACTACTATAAATAGCAATTCTTCTAAATGAATTTACATGAATATAACTACTAGCAAATGAAACGTCCAAATGCTCATAGATTTCATTAGGCATAGTAACTTAATGTTATAATCTAGATAACTCACACGCAGCAAAGAATCTATTCCAACCATGGATGCATACTATAATTAAATCACTCCGATAACGCCAATTCAACATGGTTGATTAGCAAATATATGCTCCTAGATAAACCAAAACACTCAGCAAAGAACAAAAACTATCATAACCCTAAAAAAATCTTGGCCTTGATATCCATTAACAGTCGCACAATACGGATTTGGCCAAGAAACTAAGATTAAAAAAGTCTATAATAATTGATTATCACAGCAAACTGAGTTCACTCCCATCCTGAGGGTGCAATTTGAGCAGGCTCCCAAACTGCAGGGGGCGCTGCTGATGGAACTTCAACTGCAGGGGCTGCCGCTGAATCCCACCCATCAGCGACCACAGCACCTGTAAAAAAGAAGCAACAAATTAGTCAACGATGGGGCAATGAGCGACAGTATTGCAACGAAACAATGAGCAGGATTTTTCAAACTGGACTGCAGCAAGTGACTAGTCAAACCATGCTATTCTGTCTTTGATTGATGGGGGCACATAGAAACTAAAAACTCTGATGAAAGTGACATCAGAAGCATTGGTATCTGGGAACGTAGCAGACAGCAATTACAATGAAAATATGATGTTGAAATTTCCCATCATAGGCTTGGAGAAGGAATCCACAAACAGCAAGTGACATTTTGACCAATGGAAGCTGACATTTGTTTGATAGGGTGGCCATTTGTATCAAAACCTTGTATTGTTACAATTCTGTAACTGCAAAACTTGAGATGCTTAACAAGATCCCAAGCTTAATTGAGAGTATAGTTTAGTCTTCATTTGTTAACACCAAGACATCTTGGGTTTCGATTGGTTAACCATTGATTACTTGACTGGTCCAAATATACTACTGATTCAACATTCAATTTCACGCTTGCTAAATTTATGCAAACAACAGCGGTGCAACTAACCAGAGAGCTTAGAGCAAAAGCCAAagatcatactagttttatcatTGTGAAATTGAATATAATATTAAGATGATGGGTTGATTTTGACCTTGATTTGCTGTCCACTCAACCCCAGGTACCGACGGAACAGCAGTGGCAGCTGCAATCTCAGGTGCCCATTGCTGGGTAGGCCATTGATCAGTAGGTACCATTCCAGTGTACTCAGCTACTGCACCAAATTCAGGTGCCACAGGAGCTTCAACTTCTTCCTGCTCCTTGGCCTCCTCAGGGTCCCTGTAGAAAAATAGATCTACCTGCAAATACCACAAATAACAGTTTAAATTAGAAGATTCATGCAATAGATAAGTATAGTGGTTTATTCGTTTGATAACAATCAGCATTAGGATACAAGGTATAATTACGTGAACCTAAAAAATGATTAGTTGGCTAAGGATACTCGACATCTatcaaataacaagaaataaaaactATCTATAAGATACCATAACAATAGCAATAAAAGGGGGATCAAGAATTCTTCGAAAGTGGATCATAGTCATTTACCATTACTTCCCACTTCCTCCCATGGGCAATAGTCCCACGCATTTGTAGAACCATTCTTGCCAGCAACCAGTAGAGGCAGCCAATGCTTAGTTTCCCTTTGTTATTAGCAGGAATACCAATGTCAACATATCTCATTGGTGAATCTGTATCACAAAAAGCAATAGTAGGGATGTTGCCCAGTGCAGATTCCTTGATTGGCTGTAAGAAAGTATCAAAAGATGGTATGAACTACTAATCTCCTTTCACAATAAAACAATTATTGTAAGGTGAATAATAATAGTACTACTGCTACTACTACTACTGACCTGGTGATCTGTCCTCGGATCAGTAAGAATGAGAAGGCGGGGTTCACTAAAAGATGTCTGAAGTTGATTTGTAAATGTTCCCGGAGTGTGTCTCCCCGCAATAGGATGAGCTCCAGTATATTGGGCAAATTTCAGTACAGCTGTCTGACCGTAGGGCCTGGCGGACTGAACAATGATATCTTGTGGGTTCTCAATTGCCACAATCACTCTAGCAGCAAGTTGAAGCTTTTCCCAAGTTTTACCGAGATTGATAATGAAAATACCTGACAATCAGAGTTCAACTTTACACTTCAAAAGTGTAGTCCATTATCGAATGTTATAAACTAGTAATGACAttattaaaaacaaacaaataaacactTTACGCAACAAttaaagggaaaataaaaacaaaaaaagtaGTATATGCACAAACATAAGACACATCTCATACTGTTTCTTGATGGTACTTGCCACAAACTAGTCAGTTGCTTGGCAATAACTTAGAGGTGTTCCAGTATAATCTCAAGCTATAAACTAACATCAAAAAACAAATAGTACTTGGACTTACAAATTGAATTATCCTCCTCGACAACTTCTAACCACTTGGACCAGTTGCACAATTATATGAAAATGTAACAGAATCATAACACCATGCATTAGTATTAACCCTATGCAGTCAACAAGTACGATCAAGCATGCAGAAGCAATTATAATTACATAGCCAGTCTCCTTGACAAAGATACCATCCTTCTATTAATAAATGTGTTTTTTCCCTTACATAATTAAAGGAAGAAGATACATAGAAGGAAGAATTTGGGCATCCATCTTGTATAACTCATCAAAAATCaggcaaaataataattttttttttgaatataaaGTTATAATTCAAAGTACTTCATTTTACATCTCCCCTCAATCCTTCTTCTGTTTAAATATCCATCTTTTTGATTAATCACTCTGGTTAAGAATCATAAGGGACTACAACAAACGGAAGCATATTCATACTATAAAATAGAATATGAAGTATCAAATTCAGACAGCAGACTGGTTCCTCTTTACTCTCCTCTAGTTATCTTACTATTTAGCTTCAAATTTTTAACATTTATTCTGTCTATTTATTATACACCAAGTACTAAATAACGATAGTTTTGCGCACTCAACGTTTTACCTAAATCTCTACGATTTCGATGCCCAAATTAATAAGTCGCAACACCAAAGGGTTGCTGAAGGACGAGAATATTATCAGATCCTACGCCATACAGTGAGGTCATATCCTGATGAAACTTACACCAGAACGGCAGTAGCATTGCTACAACTAAGGTCGGTTTCACCACTACCACCAAAAGAAAGAGATCGGGGAAATAAAATAGAAGATGTTACCATCAGTTCTTCTCTTGTAAACGTATCGCTCCATCTGGAAGTCGCAATTTTTGGTTCCGAGGTGGACGTCGGCCGCGAGCATCATCTGGATGTCCTGCTCCCTCTGCG contains:
- the LOC121997303 gene encoding 40S ribosomal protein SA-like, with protein sequence MAATKVLSQREQDIQMMLAADVHLGTKNCDFQMERYVYKRRTDGIFIINLGKTWEKLQLAARVIVAIENPQDIIVQSARPYGQTAVLKFAQYTGAHPIAGRHTPGTFTNQLQTSFSEPRLLILTDPRTDHQPIKESALGNIPTIAFCDTDSPMRYVDIGIPANNKGKLSIGCLYWLLARMVLQMRGTIAHGRKWEVMVDLFFYRDPEEAKEQEEVEAPVAPEFGAVAEYTGMVPTDQWPTQQWAPEIAAATAVPSVPGVEWTANQGAVVADGWDSAAAPAVEVPSAAPPAVWEPAQIAPSGWE